In Streptomyces sclerotialus, one genomic interval encodes:
- a CDS encoding PhoX family protein, whose product MRKLLPLIGSHPGGRSAMTCRYRCGDACFHETPNTSDNAYVGDVIAGALSRRSVLRASAVVTAAAATGAALTGPGATPAAAAGAGAGSGTAAGATRHARRPARGLRFTPVEPNTADAVTVPAGHEHNIVIRWGDPVLRGAPAFDADRQSAKAQAGQFGYNCDYMAVLDLPGERDRQLFVINHEYTDEALMFAGYDAENPTREQAEIGLQAHGLTVLVTQEERRSGRLTAVRRHHLNRRITGTTPFEVTGPAAGSDLLKTSADPEGTRVLGTLNNCGGGITPWGTVLSGEENFNQYFANGDKVTDAKTAARLKRYGIKGGASERKWERFDRRFDVAKEPNESNRFGWVVEIDPFDPDSTPRKLTALGRFKHEAAEPRLTADGRPVLYMGDDEKFDYFYKFVSAKRMKRGNSAAAREHNRTLLDEGTLYVAKFTGDSPADEIDGSGKLPEDGEFDGHGEWIPLATGTTSHVPGMTAEEVYVFTRMAADKVGATKMDRPEDVEPSPRTGKVYVALTNNSDRGKDGKAAADEPNPRNGNKHGQILELTERRNDPAAGRFTWNLFLVCGDPEDPATYFGGFPKDQVSPISCPDNITFDVHGNLWISTDGNELGSHDGLFGVATTGSRRGQVRQFLTVPTGAETCGPIVQERRVLVAVQHPGEVDGASVEQPASHWPDGPGELVRPSVVSVWRKDGGDIGV is encoded by the coding sequence GTGCGCAAGCTGCTGCCACTGATCGGCTCGCACCCCGGCGGCCGTTCGGCCATGACCTGCCGTTACCGCTGTGGTGACGCCTGCTTCCACGAGACGCCCAACACCAGCGACAACGCCTATGTGGGCGACGTGATCGCGGGCGCGCTCTCCCGCCGGTCCGTGCTGCGCGCGAGCGCCGTCGTCACGGCCGCCGCGGCGACCGGCGCGGCGCTGACCGGCCCGGGTGCCACGCCCGCCGCTGCCGCGGGGGCCGGTGCCGGGTCCGGTACGGCGGCCGGTGCCACCCGGCACGCGCGCCGTCCCGCCCGCGGCCTGCGGTTCACGCCCGTCGAGCCCAACACCGCCGACGCGGTGACCGTGCCCGCCGGCCATGAGCACAACATCGTCATCCGCTGGGGCGACCCGGTGCTGCGCGGCGCCCCGGCGTTCGACGCGGACCGGCAGTCCGCCAAGGCGCAGGCCGGTCAGTTCGGTTACAACTGCGACTACATGGCCGTGCTGGACCTTCCGGGTGAGCGGGACCGGCAGCTCTTCGTGATCAATCACGAGTACACCGACGAGGCCCTGATGTTCGCCGGCTACGACGCGGAGAACCCCACCCGCGAGCAGGCGGAGATCGGGCTGCAGGCGCACGGCCTGACGGTGCTCGTGACGCAGGAGGAGCGGCGCAGCGGCCGGCTCACCGCGGTGCGCCGCCACCACCTCAACCGCCGGATCACCGGCACCACGCCGTTCGAGGTGACCGGTCCGGCGGCCGGCAGCGACCTGCTGAAGACCTCCGCCGACCCCGAGGGCACCCGCGTCCTCGGCACGCTCAACAACTGCGGTGGCGGCATCACTCCATGGGGCACGGTGCTGTCCGGCGAGGAGAACTTCAACCAGTACTTCGCCAACGGCGACAAGGTCACCGACGCGAAGACCGCCGCACGGCTGAAGCGGTACGGCATCAAGGGCGGGGCCAGCGAGCGCAAGTGGGAACGGTTCGACCGGCGCTTCGACGTCGCGAAGGAGCCGAACGAGAGCAACCGCTTCGGCTGGGTCGTGGAGATCGACCCCTTCGACCCCGACTCCACCCCGCGCAAGCTCACCGCGCTCGGCCGCTTCAAGCACGAGGCCGCCGAGCCGCGGCTGACCGCGGACGGCCGGCCCGTCCTCTACATGGGTGACGACGAGAAGTTCGACTACTTCTACAAGTTCGTCTCCGCCAAGCGGATGAAGCGCGGCAACAGCGCGGCGGCCCGTGAGCACAACCGCACGCTGCTGGACGAGGGCACGCTGTACGTCGCGAAGTTCACCGGCGACAGCCCGGCGGACGAGATCGACGGCTCGGGGAAGCTGCCGGAGGACGGCGAGTTCGACGGCCACGGCGAGTGGATCCCGCTGGCCACCGGCACCACCTCGCACGTGCCCGGCATGACCGCGGAGGAGGTCTACGTCTTCACCCGGATGGCCGCCGACAAGGTGGGTGCCACGAAGATGGACCGCCCCGAGGACGTCGAGCCCAGCCCCCGCACCGGCAAGGTCTACGTCGCGCTGACCAACAACAGCGACCGGGGCAAGGACGGCAAGGCGGCGGCCGACGAGCCGAACCCGCGCAACGGCAACAAGCACGGCCAGATCCTGGAGCTGACCGAGCGCCGTAACGACCCGGCGGCCGGACGTTTCACGTGGAACCTCTTCCTGGTCTGCGGCGACCCCGAGGACCCGGCGACGTACTTCGGCGGCTTCCCCAAGGATCAGGTCAGCCCGATCTCCTGCCCCGACAACATCACCTTCGATGTGCACGGCAACCTGTGGATCTCCACCGACGGCAACGAGCTGGGCAGCCACGACGGCCTCTTCGGCGTGGCGACCACCGGCTCCCGGAGGGGCCAGGTGCGGCAGTTCCTGACCGTGCCGACCGGTGCCGAGACCTGCGGCCCGATCGTGCAGGAGCGCCGGGTGCTGGTCGCGGTGCAGCACCCGGGTGAGGTGGACGGCGCGAGCGTGGAGCAGCCGGCGTCGCACTGGCCGGACGGTCCGGGCGAGCTGGTCCGCCCGTCGGTGGTCAGCGTCTGGCGCAAGGACGGCGGCGACATCGGCGTCTGA
- a CDS encoding VWA domain-containing protein, which translates to MGIRSLLRNAFGRSKAARKEPNAAAATEATDAAAIPEAREESAPPAQAAPAAEKPAAEKEVPAARTEQEPARTEVYAETAPAAGAALLTGSARSAAGTSAEASASEVSDLVREAFDRPSAPKPERLTERDTEQPAETAAAAETAEAAETAEKPAGAAGAAAEPGDAEAVADAAPAEVTPAAGTKAEPEAEHEPGSKDEPEAAPETRAEPATAVEPEVGPAAEPEVEAKVEAKDEKPAEPATAPEPVAAEAGPEAEPKAEAGPEAEPKAEAEEPAAAPQDEPANPALTIPAARTEAPIEPAPAEAAPAEAAPAEAAPAEPAPEAPAVPASVPTAADSGATAAISLSKVEEVAPGLVSLYKDAGAALAKQGLGTQRAAVYLVLDRSGSMRNYYKDGTVQHLAEQALGLSANLDDDGTVPVVFFSTDVDGTADIDLTSYEGRIEELHAGLGHMGRTNYHWAINAVIDHYKKSKTTAPAFVIFQTDGAPTSKPAAEKALCEAAGLPIFWQFVGFGDPEAKGFDFLRKLDDLAVPEKRKVDNAGFFHAGRDPRALADADLYAQLMIEFPDWLTEARAAGVLKDS; encoded by the coding sequence ATGGGCATTCGGAGTCTGCTGCGCAACGCTTTCGGTCGCTCCAAGGCGGCCCGTAAGGAACCGAATGCCGCCGCGGCGACGGAGGCCACCGACGCGGCGGCCATCCCGGAGGCCCGCGAGGAGTCGGCACCCCCGGCGCAGGCCGCCCCGGCCGCCGAGAAGCCGGCCGCCGAGAAGGAGGTACCGGCGGCCCGTACGGAGCAGGAGCCGGCCCGTACGGAGGTATATGCGGAGACCGCCCCCGCCGCGGGTGCCGCGCTGCTCACGGGTTCGGCCCGGTCCGCCGCCGGCACGTCCGCCGAGGCCTCCGCCTCCGAGGTGTCCGACCTGGTACGCGAGGCCTTCGACCGCCCGTCGGCCCCGAAGCCGGAGCGTCTGACGGAGCGGGACACGGAGCAGCCCGCGGAGACCGCAGCCGCCGCTGAAACCGCTGAAGCCGCTGAAACCGCGGAGAAGCCTGCGGGAGCGGCCGGTGCCGCTGCCGAGCCCGGCGACGCCGAGGCCGTGGCGGATGCGGCACCGGCCGAGGTGACGCCCGCGGCCGGGACGAAGGCCGAGCCCGAGGCTGAGCACGAGCCCGGGAGCAAGGACGAGCCCGAGGCCGCGCCGGAGACCAGGGCCGAGCCTGCGACCGCCGTCGAGCCCGAGGTCGGGCCCGCTGCCGAGCCCGAGGTCGAGGCCAAGGTCGAGGCCAAGGACGAGAAGCCTGCCGAGCCGGCCACGGCCCCCGAGCCGGTCGCCGCCGAGGCCGGGCCCGAGGCGGAACCCAAGGCCGAGGCCGGGCCCGAGGCGGAACCCAAGGCCGAGGCCGAGGAGCCCGCAGCCGCCCCGCAGGACGAGCCCGCTAACCCCGCCCTCACCATCCCCGCCGCCCGCACCGAGGCCCCCATCGAGCCGGCTCCCGCGGAGGCGGCTCCCGCGGAGGCGGCTCCCGCGGAGGCGGCCCCGGCCGAGCCGGCCCCTGAGGCCCCGGCGGTCCCCGCCTCCGTCCCCACGGCAGCGGACAGCGGGGCCACGGCCGCGATCTCCCTCAGCAAGGTCGAGGAGGTCGCGCCCGGGCTGGTCAGCCTCTACAAGGACGCCGGTGCGGCGCTGGCGAAGCAGGGGCTGGGCACGCAGCGTGCCGCCGTCTACCTCGTACTCGACCGCTCCGGGTCGATGCGCAACTACTACAAGGACGGCACCGTCCAGCACCTCGCCGAGCAGGCCCTCGGCCTCTCCGCGAACCTGGACGACGACGGCACCGTGCCCGTCGTCTTCTTCTCCACCGACGTCGACGGCACCGCCGACATCGACCTGACTTCGTACGAGGGCCGGATCGAGGAGCTGCACGCCGGGCTCGGCCACATGGGCCGGACCAACTACCACTGGGCGATCAACGCGGTCATCGACCACTACAAGAAGTCGAAGACCACGGCCCCGGCGTTCGTGATCTTCCAGACCGACGGCGCCCCCACGTCGAAGCCCGCCGCCGAGAAGGCACTGTGCGAGGCGGCCGGGCTGCCGATCTTCTGGCAGTTCGTCGGCTTCGGCGACCCCGAGGCCAAGGGCTTCGACTTCCTGCGCAAGCTGGACGACCTGGCCGTACCGGAGAAGCGCAAGGTCGACAACGCCGGCTTCTTCCACGCCGGACGTGACCCGCGCGCGCTGGCCGACGCCGACCTCTACGCGCAGCTGATGATCGAGTTCCCGGACTGGCTCACCGAGGCCCGCGCCGCGGGCGTCCTCAAGGACAGCTGA
- a CDS encoding DUF397 domain-containing protein encodes MGERLRWVSSSYSCDTDATCVEVASAAGRVQVRDSRQGPDEDAPRLTFSAAAWALFIAHTTAD; translated from the coding sequence ATGGGAGAGCGACTGAGATGGGTCTCGTCGAGCTACAGCTGCGACACGGACGCGACCTGCGTCGAAGTGGCGAGCGCGGCGGGACGGGTACAGGTGCGGGACTCGCGGCAGGGGCCGGATGAGGACGCGCCGCGGCTGACGTTCTCCGCGGCGGCGTGGGCACTCTTCATCGCGCACACGACGGCGGACTGA
- the metG gene encoding methionine--tRNA ligase: MARHLITSALPYINGIKHLGNMVGSMLPADVYSRYLRQRGHDVLYICATDEHGTPAELAAKDAGQSVDAFCAEQHDAQKAIYEGFGLAFDHFGRSSSEQNVELTQHFARKLHENGFIEERAIRQVYSKADERFLPDRYIVGTCPHCGYDKARGDQCENCTRVLDPTDLIDARSAISGSSDLEVRETKHLFLLQSKLQGEVEKFIDETGEEWPTLASSIARKWLTEGLHDRAITRDLDWGVPVPADVWPDLAAEGKVFYVWFDAPIEYIGSTKEWADAAPDGETRDWKSWWYEADDVRYTEFMAKDNVPFHSVMFPATQLGTREPWKKVDFLKAFNWLNYYGGKFSTSQRRGIFTDAALELLPADYWRYFLMANAPESDDTSFTWELFSSSVNKDLADTLGNFVNRVLSFSRKRFGDEVPAGAEAGEAEARLGEQIAELLAEYEGHMEALQFRKAAASLRALWSAGNSYLEEKAPWLEIKTDKDAAALTLRTAMNLIHLYSVVSEPFIPSAAKAMRGAFALADDTALWVTADEAKALSSVPAGTSFTVPPVLFAKITEDDLTSYRERFGGEEE; encoded by the coding sequence ATGGCTCGACACCTCATCACCAGCGCCCTTCCGTACATCAACGGGATCAAGCACCTGGGCAACATGGTGGGGTCCATGCTCCCGGCCGATGTGTACTCCCGGTACCTGCGCCAGCGAGGGCACGACGTGCTCTACATCTGCGCGACCGACGAGCACGGCACCCCTGCCGAGCTGGCAGCGAAGGACGCGGGCCAGTCCGTGGACGCGTTCTGCGCCGAGCAGCACGACGCGCAGAAGGCGATCTACGAGGGCTTCGGGCTGGCCTTCGACCACTTCGGCCGCAGCTCCTCGGAGCAGAACGTCGAGCTGACCCAGCACTTCGCGCGCAAGCTGCACGAGAACGGCTTCATCGAGGAGCGGGCGATCCGCCAGGTCTATTCGAAGGCCGACGAGCGCTTCCTGCCCGACCGCTACATCGTCGGCACGTGCCCGCACTGCGGGTACGACAAGGCCCGCGGTGACCAGTGCGAGAACTGCACCCGCGTGCTGGACCCGACCGACCTGATCGACGCCCGCTCGGCGATCAGCGGCAGCAGCGACCTGGAGGTGCGCGAGACCAAGCACCTCTTCCTGCTGCAGTCCAAGCTCCAGGGCGAGGTCGAAAAGTTCATCGACGAGACCGGTGAGGAGTGGCCGACGCTGGCCTCCTCCATCGCCCGCAAGTGGCTGACCGAGGGCCTGCACGACCGCGCGATCACCCGCGACCTGGACTGGGGCGTGCCGGTGCCGGCCGACGTCTGGCCGGACCTCGCCGCCGAGGGCAAGGTCTTCTACGTCTGGTTCGACGCCCCGATCGAGTACATCGGCTCGACGAAGGAGTGGGCGGACGCGGCCCCGGACGGCGAGACCCGGGACTGGAAGTCGTGGTGGTACGAGGCCGACGACGTCCGGTACACGGAGTTCATGGCCAAGGACAACGTGCCGTTCCACAGCGTGATGTTCCCGGCCACGCAGCTGGGCACCCGCGAGCCGTGGAAGAAGGTCGACTTCCTCAAGGCCTTCAACTGGCTGAACTACTACGGCGGCAAGTTCTCCACCTCGCAGCGGCGCGGCATCTTCACCGACGCGGCGCTGGAGCTGCTGCCCGCCGACTACTGGCGCTACTTCCTGATGGCGAACGCGCCGGAGTCCGACGACACCTCCTTCACCTGGGAGCTCTTCTCCTCCTCGGTCAACAAGGACCTGGCCGACACCCTCGGCAACTTCGTCAACCGCGTGCTGTCCTTCTCGCGGAAGCGCTTCGGTGACGAGGTCCCGGCGGGCGCCGAGGCCGGCGAGGCCGAGGCGAGGCTGGGCGAGCAGATCGCCGAGCTGCTGGCCGAGTACGAGGGCCACATGGAGGCCCTCCAGTTCCGCAAGGCGGCCGCCTCGCTGCGCGCCCTGTGGAGCGCGGGCAACTCCTACCTGGAGGAGAAGGCCCCCTGGCTGGAGATCAAGACCGACAAGGACGCGGCCGCGCTGACCCTCCGTACGGCGATGAACCTCATCCACCTGTACTCGGTGGTCTCCGAGCCGTTCATCCCGTCCGCGGCCAAGGCCATGCGCGGCGCGTTCGCGCTCGCCGACGACACGGCGCTCTGGGTCACGGCGGACGAGGCGAAGGCGCTCTCCTCCGTCCCGGCCGGCACGTCCTTCACGGTCCCCCCGGTCCTCTTCGCCAAGATCACCGAAGACGACCTGACCTCCTACCGCGAGCGTTTCGGCGGCGAGGAGGAGTAG
- a CDS encoding Uma2 family endonuclease, protein MDRAALIRMWHELDVPDGLRVELLDGELVMQPDPGLLHDLPGRSLVRHTPEPFEAWSGRGVLVADDYRPRADAVIIRAEDRPAFDSAEPDWSPQIVLAVVETVSTTRTAIKRDWEDKRERYAEAGIPVYLIVDPNDATWHLLQLDGRHYVETAKGIFGQEIAMPEPMGFTVRTAGWHPYGGTSA, encoded by the coding sequence GTGGACCGTGCTGCGCTCATCCGGATGTGGCACGAGCTGGACGTCCCCGACGGGCTGCGCGTCGAGCTGCTCGACGGCGAGCTGGTCATGCAACCCGACCCGGGACTCCTCCACGACCTGCCGGGCCGCAGTCTCGTCCGGCACACACCAGAACCTTTCGAGGCGTGGAGCGGGCGCGGCGTTCTGGTGGCTGACGATTACCGGCCCCGTGCCGATGCCGTCATCATCCGCGCCGAGGACCGCCCGGCCTTCGACAGCGCGGAACCCGACTGGTCACCGCAGATCGTCCTCGCCGTCGTCGAGACGGTCTCCACGACCCGCACGGCCATCAAGCGCGACTGGGAGGACAAGCGCGAGCGGTACGCCGAGGCGGGCATCCCCGTCTATCTGATCGTCGACCCGAACGACGCGACCTGGCATCTGCTCCAGCTCGACGGCCGTCACTACGTCGAGACCGCGAAGGGAATCTTCGGACAGGAGATCGCCATGCCGGAGCCCATGGGGTTCACGGTGCGGACGGCGGGCTGGCACCCGTACGGCGGGACGTCGGCGTAG
- the aspS gene encoding aspartate--tRNA ligase — protein MHRYRSHNCGELRAADVDTDVRLSGWLHNRRDLGGILFIDLRDHHGITQLVARPGTPANEKLGSLTKESVVRVDGKVSARGADNVNPDLPTGEVEVEVSDVEVLGAAEQIPFTINAEDGVNEEKRLEYRFLDLRRERMHRNIMLRTAVISAIRQKMVTLGFNEMATPILSATSPEGARDFLVPSRLHAGKFYALPQAPQQFKQLLMIAGFDRYFQIAPCFRDEDARADRSPGEFYQLDIEMSFVEQEDVFRPVEKLMTELFTEFGGGREVTSPFPRIPFRESMLKYGNDKPDLRAKLELVDVSDVFEGSGFKAFAGKHVRALAVPDTADQPRKFFDGLGDYAVEQGAKGLAWIRVGEENALTGPIAKFLTEDDVKALVNKLDLAPGHAVFFGAGEFDEVSKIMGAVRVEAAKRAGHFEEGVFRFCWIVDFPMFEKDEDTGKIEFSHNPFSMPQGGLEALETKDPLDILAWQYDIVCNGVELSSGAIRNHEPEVMYKAFEIAGYSKETVEAEFGGMLRAFKFGAPPHGGIAPGVDRIVMLLADEPNIRETIAFPLNGNAQDLLMGAPSEVEESRLKELHLSIRKPQVK, from the coding sequence ATGCATCGGTACCGGTCCCATAACTGCGGCGAGCTCCGGGCCGCGGACGTCGACACGGACGTCCGCCTCAGCGGCTGGCTGCACAATCGACGTGACCTGGGCGGCATCCTCTTCATCGATCTGCGCGACCACCACGGCATCACGCAGCTCGTCGCCCGCCCCGGCACCCCCGCCAACGAGAAGCTCGGCTCCCTGACCAAGGAGTCCGTCGTCCGCGTCGACGGCAAGGTCAGCGCCCGCGGCGCGGACAACGTCAACCCCGACCTGCCGACCGGCGAGGTCGAGGTCGAGGTCTCCGACGTGGAGGTGCTGGGCGCCGCCGAGCAGATCCCCTTCACGATCAACGCCGAGGACGGGGTCAACGAGGAGAAGCGCCTGGAGTACCGCTTCCTCGACCTCCGCCGCGAGCGCATGCACCGCAACATCATGCTGCGCACGGCCGTCATCTCCGCCATCCGCCAGAAGATGGTGACGCTCGGCTTCAACGAGATGGCGACGCCGATCCTGTCCGCCACCTCCCCCGAGGGCGCGCGCGACTTCCTGGTCCCCTCGCGCCTGCACGCCGGCAAGTTCTACGCCCTGCCGCAGGCCCCGCAGCAGTTCAAGCAGCTGCTGATGATCGCGGGCTTCGACCGGTACTTCCAGATCGCGCCGTGCTTCCGCGACGAGGACGCCCGCGCTGACCGCTCGCCCGGCGAGTTCTACCAGCTCGACATCGAGATGAGCTTCGTCGAGCAGGAGGACGTCTTCCGGCCCGTCGAGAAGCTCATGACCGAGCTCTTCACCGAGTTCGGCGGCGGCCGCGAGGTCACCTCGCCGTTCCCGCGCATCCCGTTCCGCGAGTCGATGCTCAAGTACGGCAACGACAAGCCGGACCTGCGCGCCAAGCTGGAGCTGGTGGACGTCTCCGACGTCTTCGAGGGCTCGGGCTTCAAGGCGTTCGCCGGCAAGCACGTCCGCGCGCTGGCCGTGCCGGACACCGCCGACCAGCCGCGCAAGTTCTTCGACGGCCTCGGCGACTACGCCGTCGAGCAGGGCGCCAAGGGCCTGGCCTGGATCCGCGTCGGCGAGGAGAACGCCCTGACCGGCCCGATCGCCAAGTTCCTCACCGAGGACGACGTGAAGGCCCTGGTCAACAAGCTGGACCTGGCCCCCGGCCACGCCGTCTTCTTCGGCGCGGGCGAGTTCGACGAGGTCTCCAAGATCATGGGCGCGGTCCGCGTCGAGGCCGCGAAGCGCGCCGGCCACTTCGAGGAGGGCGTCTTCCGCTTCTGCTGGATCGTCGACTTCCCGATGTTCGAGAAGGACGAGGACACCGGCAAGATCGAGTTCTCGCACAACCCGTTCTCCATGCCGCAGGGCGGCCTGGAAGCGCTGGAGACCAAGGATCCGCTGGACATCCTGGCCTGGCAGTACGACATCGTCTGCAACGGCGTCGAGCTGTCCTCCGGCGCGATCCGTAACCACGAGCCCGAGGTCATGTACAAGGCCTTCGAGATCGCCGGTTACTCCAAGGAGACCGTCGAGGCGGAGTTCGGCGGCATGCTCCGCGCGTTCAAGTTCGGCGCCCCGCCGCACGGTGGCATCGCCCCGGGCGTCGACCGCATCGTGATGCTCCTCGCGGACGAGCCGAACATCCGCGAGACCATCGCCTTCCCGCTCAACGGCAACGCCCAGGACCTCCTCATGGGCGCCCCGAGCGAGGTCGAGGAGTCCCGCCTGAAGGAGCTCCACCTGAGCATCCGCAAGCCGCAGGTGAAGTAA